One Nicotiana tomentosiformis chromosome 4, ASM39032v3, whole genome shotgun sequence genomic window carries:
- the LOC138909359 gene encoding zinc finger BED domain-containing protein RICESLEEPER 2-like, producing the protein MAENKSRVSEDGDTNDSIPNIKCLSPDEAPNKRKVMQPRSDAWNHLRIIRGDDIAEVITNCLLDWGLENVFTITVDNASSNDVTVREVSKQLTTWGTHIMNGKHLHMRCMDHILNLIVQDRLKEIGVFIKRVRQAVRYIRQSPARIQWMEHEDASLKEMANKINEKIINYWGEPEKMNKIIFIASILDPRNKLDYVPFAIMRMFGEKEEKKLILKVKNYMDSLFDYYVKISSKRSTSASSVNTTNTVRGYGSFLKRGTMRTKLEFERHKEVTGGLDAKSELDRYLAEDIEPEIYEFKILKCWKINVPRFSILAEMARDVLAIPISSVASECAFSTGGRILDSFRSPLTPKLVQSLICLQD; encoded by the exons ATGGCAGAAAATAAAAGTAGGGTAAGCGAAGATGGGGATACAAATGATAGCATACCTAACATTAAATGTCTTAGTCCCGATGAAGCTCCAAATAAAAGGAAAGTCATGCAACCTAGATCTGATGCTTGGAACCATTTGAGAA TCATAAGGGGTGATGATATAGCTGAGGTtattactaattgcttgcttgaTTGGGGTTTGGAAAATGTATTTACTATAACGGTAGATAATGCTAGTTCCAATGATGTCACAGTAAGAGAAGTGTCTAAACAATTGACTACTTGGGGAACTCATATAATGAATGGTAAACACTTGCATATGAGATGTATGGATCACATACTTAATCTCATTGTACAAGATAGGTTGAAAGAAATTGGTGTTTTTATCAAGAGAGTTAGACAGGCTGTGAGATACATTAGACAATCTCCTGCTAGGATTCAA TGGATGGAACATGAAGATGCTAGTTTGAAAGAAATGGCAAATAAAATTAACGAAAAAATTATCAATTATTGGGGTGAACCTGAAAAAATGAACAAGATAATCTTTATTGCATCAATTTTGGATCCCCGTAACAAGCTTGACTATGTTCCTTTTGCAATTATGAGGATGTTTggagaaaaagaagagaagaaattgATATTAAAAGTGAAAAATTATATGGACTCTTTGTTTGATTATTATGTAAAGATAAGTTCAAAAAGATCTACATCTGCTTCATCTGTAAATACAACAAATACTGTGAGAGGTTATGGTAGCTTTCTGAAAAGAGGAACAATGAGAACGAAATTAGAATTTGAGAGACATAAGGAAGTGACAGGAGGTTTAGATGCTAAATCAGAGTTAGATAGATATCTTGCTGAAGATATTGAGCCTGAAATATATGAGTTTAAAATCTTAAAGTGTTGGAAAATCAATGTGCCTAGATTTTCCATTCTTGCGGAGATGGCTCGTGATGTGTTAGCCATTCCTATTTCAAGTGTTGCATCAGAATGTGCATTCAGCACTGGAGGTCGTATTCTTGACTCGTTTAGGAGTCCGTTGACGCCTAAACTGGTGCAATCTCTTATTTGTCTTCAAGATTAG